The window gaaagttattattaaaaaaaatgagcaTAATATTACAACTCCTTGTTGCTCTTATTAGAGATCAACTTAATCGAGTAACCAAAcaatccttttcttcttcctctcttcgcCGATCACTGTCTCCTGCAGTTTCACGGCGACGGAACGATGAATCCACCGGATAAGAACCAAGATACTGTCCCCTCAGTATCTCACTCTCAACCCTCTACTCTTCCTCCACATTCGAACTCGAACCCCAATGTAGATTCAAGTTTAAATCCCTTTCCGACTTCGATCTCCACCTCAATCTCTAACCCTAGTTTTGAGCAGATGGTCTCTTTCTCCGCGCCTAAGAAACGAAGGAGAGGCCGTTCTCAGCGTTCAGCGTCGTCGTTTCATACCCTTCCCGTCCCTAACGTCCCCGGTAACGGTAGTTTCGTGTCaccttcagcttcttcttccggTAGATTAAACGTAGATGTGAAAAATTATCCTGGTATTGGTGATGAGATCATCACGATCAATAAGGAGGCTACCACCGAAGCTTTGCTTGCTCTCACAGCTGGGTTTCCTGCTGATTCGCTTACCGAGGAAGAGATTGAGTTCGGTGTGGTGCCTATGGTTGGAGGCATTGAACAAGTGAACTACATCTTGATTAGGAACCATATCATATCGAAATGGCGAGAAAATGTATCTAGTTGGGTCACTAAGGAGATGTTTCTTAATTCGATTCCTAAACATTGCAGTAGTCTCTTGGATTCGGCTTATAACTACTTGGTTACGCATGGATATATCAATTTCGGTATATCACAGGCAATTAAAGATAAGTTTCCTGCTCAACCAAGCAAGTCTAATGTGATTATAGTGGGTGCTGGGTTATCTGGGTTGGCTGCAGCTAGGCAACTAATGAGGTTTGGGTTTAAAGTCACGGTTTTGGAGGGTAGGAAACGACCTGGAGGACGGGTTTATACCAAAAAGATGGAAGCTAATAGGTTAGGTGCTGCAGCGGATTTAGGAGGGAGTGTTTTGACTGGAACATTAGGAAATCCTCTAGGGATTATAGCGAGACAGCTGGGTTGTTCTCTTTATAAGGTACGAGATAAGTGTCCTCTTTATAGAGTGGATGGTAAACCGGTTGATCCGGATGTGGATATTAAGGTCGAGGTAGCTTTTAACCAGCTTCTAGACAAGGCAAGTAAACTTAGGCAGTTGATGGGTGATGTTTCCATGGATGTCTCCCTTGGNNNNNNNNNNNNNNNNNNNNNNNNNNNNNNNNNNNNNNNNNNNNNNNNNNNNNNNNNNNNNNNNNNNNNNNNNNNNNNNNNNNNNNNNNNNNNNNNNNNNNNNNNNNNNNNNNNNNNNNNNNNNNNNNNNNNNNNNNNNNNNNNNNNNNNNNNNNNNNNNNNNNNNNNNNNNNNNNNNNNNNNNNNNNNNNNNNNNNNNNNNNNNNNNNNNNNNNNNNNNNNNNNNNNNNNNNNNNNNNNNNNNNNNNNNNNNNNNNNNNNNNNNNNNNNNNNNNNNNNNNNNNNNNNNNNNNNNNNNNNNNNNNNNNNNNNNNNNNNNNNNNNNNNNNNNNNNNNNNNNNNNNNNNNNNNNNNNNNNNNNNNNNNNNNNNNNNNNNNNNNNNNNNNNNNNNNNNNNNNNNNNNNNNNNNNNNNNNNNNNNNNNNNNNNNNNNNNNNNNNNNNNNNNNNNNNNNNNNNNNNNNNNNNNNNNNNNNNNNNNNNNNNNNNNNNNNNNNNNNNNNNNNNNNNNNNNNNNNNNNNNNNNNNNNNNNNNNNNNNNNNNNNNNNNNNNNNNNNNNNNNNNNNNNNNNNNNNNNNNNNNNNNNNNNNNNNNNNNNNNNNNNNNNNNNNNNNNNNNNNNNNNNNNNNNNNNNNNNNNNNNNNNNNNNNNNNNNNNNNNNNNNNNNNNNNNNNNNNNNNNNNNNNNNNNNNNNNNNNNNNNNNNNNNNNNNNNNNNNNNNNNNNNNNNNNNNNNNNNNNNNNNNNNNNNNNNNNNNNNNNNNNNNNNNNNNNNNNNNNNNNNNNNNNNNNNNNNNNNNNNNNNNNNNNNNNNNNNNNNNNNNNNNNNNNNNNNNNNNNNNNNNNNNNNNNNNNNNNNNNNNNNNNNNNNNNNNNNNNNNNNNNNNNNNNNNNNNNNNNNNNNNNNNNNNNNNNNNNNNNNNNNNNNNNNNNNNNNNNNNNNNNNNNNNNNNNNNNNNNNNNNNNNNNNNNNNNNNNNNNNNNNNNNNNNNNNNNNNNNNNNNNNNNNNNNNNNNNNNNNNNNNNNNNNNNNNNNNNNNNNNNNNNNNNNNNNNNNNNNNNNNNNNNNNNNNNNNNNNNNNNNNNNNNNNNNNNNNNNNNNNNNNNNNNNNNNNNNNNNNNNNNNNNNNNNNNGGTGATATGGTGCTGTGTACAGTTCCCCTTGGTGTCCTTAAGAACGGATCCATCAAATTTGTTCCCGAGTTACCTCAGAGAAAGCTTGATTGTATAAAGAGATTAGGTTTTGGGTTACTGAATAAAGTTGCAATGCTCTTTCCGTGTGTATTTTGGAGCACAGATCTCGATACCTTTGGGCATCTTACTGAGGATCCGAACTATCGAGGTGAATTCTTTCTGTTCTATAGCTACGCCCCTGTTGCTGGTGGTGCTCTCTTGATCGCGTTGGTTGCGGGTGAAGCTGCTCATAAGTTTGAGACAATGCCACCCACCGACGCAGTGACTCGTGTTCTTCAGATTCTTAGGGGTAATAGAGTTACTATCTATTGATTGTCATTTGATTAAATTCAATACTTACCTCTGTTTTCAATCTTCAGGGGACCTACTCTCTGTTTTCCAT is drawn from Camelina sativa cultivar DH55 chromosome 1, Cs, whole genome shotgun sequence and contains these coding sequences:
- the LOC104704122 gene encoding protein FLOWERING LOCUS D-like, with amino-acid sequence MNPPDKNQDTVPSVSHSQPSTLPPHSNSNPNVDSSLNPFPTSISTSISNPSFEQMVSFSAPKKRRRGRSQRSASSFHTLPVPNVPGNGSFVSPSASSSGRLNVDVKNYPGIGDEIITINKEATTEALLALTAGFPADSLTEEEIEFGVVPMVGGIEQVNYILIRNHIISKWRENVSSWVTKEMFLNSIPKHCSSLLDSAYNYLVTHGYINFGISQAIKDKFPAQPSKSNVIIVGAGLSGLAAARQLMRFGFKVTVLEGRKRPGGRVYTKKMEANRLGAAADLGGSVLTGTLGNPLGIIARQLGCSLYKVRDKCPLYRVDGKPVDPDVDIKVEVAFNQLLDKASKLRQLMGDVSMDVSLGDMVLCTVPLGVLKNGSIKFVPELPQRKLDCIKRLGFGLLNKVAMLFPCVFWSTDLDTFGHLTEDPNYRGEFFLFYSYAPVAGGALLIALVAGEAAHKFETMPPTDAVTRVLQILRGIYEPQGITVPDPLQTVCTRWGGDPFSLGSYSNVAVGASGDDYDILAESVGDGRLFFAGEATTRRYPATMHGAFVTGLREAANMARFAKARGIRKRIDRNPSKNAHSCAILLADLFRDPDLEFGSFSIIFSRRNPDPKSPAILRVTLSEPRKRNEDPKADQHSNKILFQQLQSHFNQQQQIQVYTLLTRQQALDLREVRGGDEKRLYYLCETLGVKLVGRKGLGTGADSVIASIKAERTGRKLPSSSSSGSKSGILKGKPGALKRKMIRRIKGPVPLKQSNNGVSENIRSESLANGKTSSEQQPMIIDSIGGSSMQQVEPKLLGTGVASSSGGSLHGETMKKME